The following are from one region of the Sardina pilchardus chromosome 4, fSarPil1.1, whole genome shotgun sequence genome:
- the LOC134079002 gene encoding complement C1q-like protein 2 translates to MVVELRVLLTVTQSELQKMEAENAAVKTEVMNLKMENAAQETELAVLKIRLAATETDMEHQETRLAITETDVVNLEKEITDQPKVAFSAALPDSGYIESGNTELNLVFTKIITNIGQAYSSTTGFFTAPVRGVYYFRFTVRDDLSSRYMSIMMYKNGEQVMRLGEYDTDGMPSYLSSGATLQLEEGDVVNMRLPAGYRLYDNANNLSTFSGFLLFPL, encoded by the exons ATGGTGGTGGAGCTGAGAGTGCTGCTGACTGTCACCCAGAGTGAACTACAGAAAATGGAGGCTGAAAATGCAGCTgtgaagactgaagtgatgaacCTAAAGATGgaaaatgcagcacaagagacagagTTGGCCGTACTGAAAATCAGACTGGCCGCCACCGAGACTGACATGGAGCAC caagagaccagactggctatcactgagactgatgtagtgaatctggagaaagagatcacagatcaacccaaggtggcattctcagcagcTCTGCCTGACTCAGGATACATAGAGTCTGGGAATACTGAGctgaacttggtcttcactaaaatcatcaccaatattggacaggcctacagcagcacaacaggcttcttcacagctccagtcaggggagtctactacttcagattcactgtcaGGGATGACCTATCTTCACGCTATATGAGTATCATGATGTATAAGAATGGAGAGCAGGTCATGCGATTAGGAGAGTATGATACTGATGGAATGCCCTcctatctgtccagtggtgctactctgcagctggaggagggagatgtagttaacatgCGACTCCCTGCAGGCTACAGGCTCTATGATAATGCTAATAATCTCagcaccttcagtggcttcctgctctttcctctctga